Below is a window of Vulpes vulpes isolate BD-2025 chromosome 14, VulVul3, whole genome shotgun sequence DNA.
ggaagagggactCCATGCCACCTCCCTGTGTGCAAGGCCACTAGGTACCTGGGAGAGAATAGGACACATGACCGCAGCACCCGGCCCTCACCCAGCCCGGAGGCAGCCCCGCAGGCACGCGGCGCCCCCAGACAGCCCCagacacatgcacatgtacacaccgTGGGGACAGCAGACACGCACAGAttggggacagagagaggcaggcgtGTGGACAAGGGCACGGTCTGGTCTGGCCTGCAGACTCCCACGTGGGATGTGCGGATGTAGTTACACGCGAAGACACGCGCCCACCCACGGGGACCGTGGACACACCGCCATCCCTGTGCACACGCCGCACACACAGGCGCAGACCTGCCCTCACGCACACAGGGGCACAGAAGGGACGGAGACGCCGAGAAACACCTGGGACGCAGGGTGCAGGCGAGCcgcccccttcctcttcctccaccccccaccccgccggtCCACACCCGCGCCACAGCCCAGGCCTTACCTGCAACGGGTGGGAGCCGAGCAGCCTCAGCACTGGCAGCGCCGCAGGGATCCCGGCCGGCGATTTGGGGCCggaggggctgctggggagcCCGGAGCCAAGCCGGagggggagccgggggagccgggggagcGCGGGGGGAGCGCAGGGGGAGCGCAGCCCGGGGAGCAGCTGCTCCTTCTGGAGCCGCCAAGCAGACGCTGCAGCCCCGTGgccggtggggggcgggggcggagacTGCGCCGGAGCAGGAGGGGCCACGGCCGAGGGGGGTGTCGCCGCCAGGCCACAGCACCCGGCGCACACGGAGCTGAAGGACAGGGACAGGCTCGGGCCCACGGACATAGGACACAGACGCACGCGGGACTGGGTCAGGGGACAGACACCCAAGGACACCGCCGAGACCCGGGCCAGAGACGCCACACACGCGGGCGGAGACTCGGGAGATGCACACAAGATGCAGAGACCGGGACCTCGGGTGGACACAGACCCGCCTGGCTTGGCACTCCACTCCCCGGGGAGCCCGTGGGCGGGGGACACAGGGACAGCCAGCCCCAGGGCTCAGAGCCTGAGCTGAGCAGGTGCCTACACCGTGCTGTGCTCCTGGGCGCCTCTGTGTGCTCCACCTGCCCACCGTGAGCGTGAGAGTGAGCCTGagtgctccctccccaccaccctgtcACCTTCTGGGACAGGAGCACCCAGCCTCAGCACTGTGTGGCCACCCGtcaaaggggcagagacagggcTGGAACCCAGATCTGTGCACCCCTTTGAGACACACGGAGGGCGTCCCTGCCACACCTGGGCCCCAGAGCAACGTCTGAGCATCATTCCCTCACAGCCTGGGCCACCCTCCCTGGCACCCAAGCAGCCCAACAGCTCCCATGGAGCTGCCTCCTTCCCAGCACTGGGAGGGTGCTTCCCAGGCCATGAGGGTGACCCCTGAGCCGAGTCACCAGCCTCGAAGCCTTGGGGTCATTCTTCCTGCACAGGCTCTACCCCTATAGCCCAGACCCTGCTGGGAGCATCCATCTCCAAGGATGGGGACCTGGTTGCTAGGCGACGAGCAGCAGCGTTGCTAGGATACCTGGCAAATCAGGAGAGGACGGAGCAAGCAGGCGCCCTAGGACTCAGCATCCCAGGCCGTCCCCCAGGACTTACCTCTGCATCTTCACCGCAGCCGACTCAGGGACACGTGTGCAGACACGGGGCACGTCCAGAGAAACACTCACGCGGACACACAGGCTCACATGCCTGCAAACACACACGAAGATGCCCCCCAGACACACAAATTAACACACAAGCACAGGCTCGTGCTCAGACACGCACAGACGCACACAGGTGAGCTCACACCACGTGCATTCAAGTCCTGCGCGCGGTGGGAGAGAACAAGGCCTGAAGACACCCAGGAGGCACACATGTGCACCGCACTCTCCAGGTGACGCTGGAAGCGTGACCCCACTGACCTCAGGAGCCCAGGGGAGGCTCGGCCTCCTGtagcctccctccccctgccacgCCCCCGGGGTCTGAGcagcccaccccaggccctgcctccccccaggCGCCCACGCCCTCCTCCCTGCAATCTAGCCTCAGGCACAGACGAGGGAAAGGGGAGCTGTGAGGCTGGTCCGGAAAGACGTCCGCGGAGTGCACCCAGGGGACCTGGCACGCAGGACAGCCAGAGGCAGATATCTGGCCATTCGTAGGAACAGTCTTAGCCAAGGACAGACTTGGTCACCCAACTAGTGGGTGGCCAGGCTGGGATGCTGACTGCCCACCCTGGGGGACAGTGGCCCAGCCCTGGACCCTACGGGGCTCCCACGAGGGAGCCAGTGGCACAGAGAAAATGGCCCGGGGCCTCTGGTCCCCCCAGCAGCCAGGGTAAGACCCAGGGCTCATGTGTCACTCGTAGGACAGCAGGGGACACGTCCTGCCAGGGGCCCGAGGCCAAAGCAGGACACCCTCAAACACACATCACATGCAGGCAGCACAGAACACAGGTGACGTGGGACCGTGGGGCCAGGTGCACACAGGTGGTTCTATGAAAGCTCGAGGCCAGCCCGTGGGCAGCCGCAGAGCCTGAGGGTCCCCGTCCAAGCTGGGAGCGGGTGGGGACAGCGccggccacccaggcaccttggaAACAAGGAGGGGTCCCGCTACTGTTGGGAACAGATCATGTGTTGCTGTCCAGCGGGCCCTCAGCCTGAGACCCCTCGGCGGCACGCCCCTCGGGGCCGATCGCCAGCCAAGGCGGAGGTAAAGGACGTCCCCAAAGGAATCGCGGCAGGCCAGCAGCCTCGGGGCCCGGGGGGCTCGGTCCGGTACGCCACCCGTGGATTTCAGCgcaggtcacgatctcggggtggtgaggtcgagccccacgtcaagctgcgagtgtggagcctgctggcgcctcctctctccttctgccccccccacccatgGGCACACGCTCTCTCGTCGCCCCCCCGCCTCTCCCTCTAAAAAGAAGCAGACGCACAGGACCTGGGCGGCGGCTGATGGCCCGTGTGCCCTCGGCAAAGCGTCCACAGCAAGGCAGCCGAGCCCGCGGACGGAGGgcaccctgctgcccccaggaCTCGCCCGTGGGCTGTGAGGGGAAGGAAGTTTCCCACATCACGGAGCACCCAGGACAGCCCGAGCTCGCAGCTCACGGGAACGACGGCACAGAACGTGTGTCCACAAACTGTGCTTACCGCTGCCCGGCTGCTCCTGGGAGTCACGGGCGCTCGCGGCAGGCCGTGGGGCCCTGAGGCTCACACCACAAAGTGGGTCGGATGCACCTCACCCTTGCCCTTGAGTCGGAGCCCAGACACCTCAGGCAGGCACCCTGGCCACTCCCCTGCATCTGCACCTGTCTCACCCCCTGCCCGGCGGGCACGGCCCAGAGGACAGCCGCTCCGGCAGGTGAGTTCCCAGCCGTGCGTGCTGTTAACAaggggcaggggatccctgggtggcgcagcggtttggtgcctgcctttggcccagggcgcgatcctggagacccgggatcgaatcccacgtcgggctcccggtgcatggagcctgcttctccctctgcctgtgtctctgcctctctctctctctctgtgtgactatcataaataaagaaaaattaaaaaaatatatatatatatataaaaaataagggGCAGGATGTCAACAATTCGGAGTTTCAGCCCAATAATACTTGGTGTGATTTTGACTTTATCATCGTTATATACGGTGACCGGAGAATTGAGTCACATGGGGATTTTCAATATTACGTTAAATTTCGTAGTCATTTAATACAGCTTTCGATTCTATTTCGGggttttattttcaggctttgGCGCCAATCAACATTCTTTTAGAACTCAGCATTTCCATGAGCCCTCGAGAACCCCATGCATCCTGGACACAGAAGCAGATGGAAGACACCTGCCGCGTGGTACCCCCCAGGGGCTGGGCCCAGACGCACGGGGATGACAATGacgtcccccctgccccccaggaacTGCCTGGTGTGGGGAGAAGCTAGAAGAAGGTACTTCTAGGAACATGAACTGTATGAGCAGCAATCCGAGGATCGGGGAGGAGGAGAATCCTACAAAAACAGAGGGAAAGTTACAAGCCTGTTCTCACATGAGAGCATGCCCCCACTCCCCCCATAAAACCCACTCCACTGCAGGGGCCAGCAGGAAATTTCCCTTCCCTGCTGTCCCAGACCTAGGAAGCTGAGAGGAGAGCCCAGATACCTGTCTCCCAGAACCCACCAGGGTGGGAGCACAGAGTTGAGCCAGAAGCAGCCCCTGCCTGGGCCGTACCTATCCAGGAGGCCTACCTGGAGAAGGTGGCCTGCTAGGTCAGCCTCCCTAAGCCCTCACTGCTTCTGGATCCCAGAGATCTTTGTCCTCAACAAGCCCCAAGTTTGGCGCTGAATCCCAAGGCCCAGGCCACACCCCAAAGGCCCATGCTGGGCAGGAAGGGGCAAAGGCTGGGGGCTGGAAGGATGGACAGTCGTTCTATGGAGCTTGGGGCTGGTGAGGCCCTGGGATACAGGGATATGACGTCATAGTTGACCTTTTCACCAGGAAACCAGAGCAAACTTCCGAAAACAACGTGAGCAATCAACAACCTCCTGCACAAATCCCAGAACTTCAGCTGATGCCCACCCCAAAGCCGGGACAGTTGCCCCCTCAGGGGCACAGGCCCCAAACTCCCAAGAAGGCCCCACTGCCCTCGGCACACATCCATGAGTGAAGGCGACAGTTGCCTCGGCACCGTGGGGGTCACCGCATGTTGGCAAATTATGGACTCAACGCACTAATGTAAACGAGAGCAAGCATGTGAATTCATGGATTCTAGAACAAACTGACCAGTGCATGACTGAGTTACAGAATAAACTGAGAAGTAGATTGGTTATAAAGTATcatgaaatgaacaaatacacAAACAGATCACAGAAATCGAGGTGCCAGGACTCAGGAACCCAGAAATATGGGGTTTGGCAAAACCTGGCTCGGGGACCTTGTGGGACCCAGACTTGCACTGGAAGAGCTGAGGGGTCCTGAGCGCTGCCCCAGTTTCCATTTCCTCGGAACAACACCTGCTGGGGGAGCACTTTTGGGTCACGTAATGGGGGGGGCCCTCTGCCCCAAAAACCAGCCCCGAAGACCTCTCCAGCCCGGAAGCTGGGCCCACAGACCCCAGAAGAGCATGTTTGGGGCTccccaggaaggaaagaaagggccCCGGGCTGCGAGAGCCGGCGGTCACCTCCTCCAGCCTGGAAGGGGCGGGGACAGCTCGGGCATTTCGCCCCCCGCCGCGGGCGCGCTCCGAGCTCCTgggcgctggccccgccccccgggcgcTGGCCCCGCCCTCCCGGACAATGACCCGCCCCTCTCGGACACTGGCTCCGCCCAACCCGGACGCTGACCCCGCCCTCCAGGACGATGGCCCCGCCCACCCAGGCACTGGCCCCGCCCTCCTGGCCGCTGGCTCCGCCCACGCCGCGCCCCCAGGgacggccccgccccgccgggagggaggggcaggactCCTGGTTGCCAGGCAACCGCGTCAACAAGCCCCAGCGAGTCGGGGCTGCGTGCGGGGCTGGGACCCTAGAAAAGGGAGCGCACGGGGTACGCGGAaggggcaggggcctggctgagctgggccggggcgggggggatggcGCCTCGGGGCGGCTCTGGGCCCGAGGCGCTGTGGGCTGAGCCAGGACCCGCGGGCATCTCCCCCGCCGCTGCGGGCCCGGCGGGGCTCTGCGCTCCGCTCCTCGGCGGAGGCCAGCAGGGGCCAGGCCGGGAGGTCCCGCCGGCCGCCCCCTCTGCTGCAGCGTCCCCGCACACACCGGGCCCGCCCCGCCCACGGCCCAGCCGCGGTCTCCAGCCCCGAACCCTGAGGCAGGCGGGCCTAGGCCAGGGCTGCGCAGAAgcacaggagaggagaggagggcagccctgaCGTTGCGGGGGGTCAGCGAGGGGCGACCGCAGACACGGGGCTGGGCCCACGCAGGGTCCCGGGACAGTGGGGAGGGAGTCCCAAGCCACACCCGGGTCAGTGTAACACGGTCCCCACCCTGGGTAGGGCCAGAGGTCAGCTCCCGGCTCTCGGCGTCGTCGGCCCGTGGGCAGAAAAGGAATTCCCTGAAACCACTGGATCAGAGGCTCCTGGCGACCGCAGGTAACTAGGACACGCGCCAGGgcccggggtgcggggtgcggagGTCGCGGTCTCCGCGGTGAGGCCGACGGGCCCCGCCAGCCCGGGTTTGCTGAAGACTCagcctgcgccccccgcccccgcccccaagcCCGTGCCTCGCTcctccagtaaataaataaatctgggagaagaggaaaggaaaggcgCGGAGGctgcgggcccgggcgggggggccGCGGGTGCCCAGGGGGACCCATCTTCCCGGCAGGGCCCGGATGCCGGCGCCAGCGGCCAAGGGGGCGGGACGCGGGGGCCCGCGGGGGCCCAGAGAAGGGACGTCCTCGGAGGAGCGCGCCAGGCGGGCGCCCGCGGCGAAGCCCCCCGGGCCGGGCGCGGCCCCATCGCCGGAGGGGCGGGCGGCCATGCCCCACCCGCGCGCCTGGGGGCGGCCCCTCGAGGGGCCCGCGGTGCGCCAGGACCTGCTGCTCGGCGTCCTCAAGGCGGCCGAGGCGCGAGGCCGGATCCGCGCCCTGCGGCTGCGCTACATCCGCCTGCGGGTGAGGCCGgcggcgggaggggtgggggggcggcaggggggcggcgggagggttaggaggtgggggggcggggagggcggcaggggggcggcgggagggtcAGAGAGGGCAGGGGCGGCGGGGACCGGGCCGGGCCGGAGGAAAGGACAGGacggggagggtgggggcggcgggccgggctGCAGGGGGGGGGCGGGCGCAGAGACAGCCggcccccaccctgcacctgCAGGCCGAGGCCATCTCGCTCCTCATCCAGCAGCAGGAGTCCGCGCGCGCCGCCATCCGGCTGGAGCTGCTCCTGCCGCCGCAGCTGAAGCCCACGCGGATCCCCGACCCCCTGGACCGCCAGGAGGTGCGCGCAGGCCCGGGCGGGGCGGAGAGGGGGGTCCCCGCCTCCGCCCGTCATCCGGCCCCGCCCTTCCCACCCGCAGAGGAGGCGCGTGGAGACCATCCTGGAGGAGAAAGCCGAGGGCAGCATCTTCCCACGCTGACCGCGCCCCCACGGGGCCGGCGCCCCCACGCTCCCGCATAAAGAGCTCCTTGTCCAAGCCCCCTCGGCGTTGTGCTGTTGTGCTGCCTCGCTCCAGGTtcccaggagggaaggggagaggatggATCTGCTGCCTCCCCACATCCACATCCCATGTCAGAGTGGGGGACGATGGACAAGGTGTCAGACTCAGGGAGGACgcccccacctgctgccctggGGCCTATGAGAGCCCCCAGGAGGGAGAGTCTCGCTGAGCAACCGTCACAACCCCAGCAGTTAGGGCGACCTCAGGGTGAGAGTGGGGCCCAAGTGGGACCCCAGATTGTCGGTCATTTCATCAGGGGTCCCAGAGAAGGGTGACAGACTGGGCAGGACAAGTGACCGCACAGCCTCTGTGGACAGCTGTGCCCGCGAGGCCCTCCAAGGACAGCAACTGGGGCAGAAAGGGAGACCCCGTCAGGAAGGCGCCAACGTCTCCAGACAGAAAAGCACCTTTTCATCCCGAGTGACCCCGTCAGCTCTGCTCGATCCccccacacacgtgcacacacatgaggGAAGCAGCCTGGTCCCACTCTGACCAGTCCATGTCCTGCAGACCCTCTGAACCCAAGGCTCTCCCAACCTTCTGGACAGATCTTCCCGTGGGTACTTACTCTTCCCTCTGACACGAGCGCTTTGCAGAGCCTAGAACCGACCAcgtctcccttctcttccctcctagTCCCTAGGCAGCAGCAGATGTGGGGGCTGCAGAGGTGGGGGCGGCAGGGGCGCTATAGGGATGCAGAcaagcccccacccctgccgggGAGGCCTGTGAGTGCCCCTCCGTCAGCCCTTCTCCCTGTGTACCCCGCATCCTCCTGTGCCATCACTGTCCTTGGCCTGGATGCAAGCCCAGAACCGTGTGTGGAGCTGGTGTCCGTGGCAGctctgggaggggggggggagtgggggggggacgcagagctggggaaggaggaacagagggagaacaGGTGGCCTGGGCTGAGGACAGGCAGGCGGGGAAGGAGACGCTTCCTGCCGTCCAGGAGTGGAGGCCAGGACGACAGGCAGCCCTGGCCCCCCGGGACGCAGCACTGTGTCCTGGGGACGTGCTGACCACCTCGTTCATCTGTTTGGTAAACGCACAGCTTGTTTCATCacttctctgagtctccatttctctctctttaaaatagagACCTCAGGGTCTCACCTGGGCTGTGAGCGAGCGGAGAGGGCCCCATACGGGTGTGGTCACTCCGCATCAGGCAAGAACACAAAGCCCCGCGGAGGAGCCCAGCAAGAGCGTGGCCTCACGGGCAGCTGAGCAGGGGGCACTGAGCTGGCACGAGGGAAGGCGCCCAGCTCTGCAAAGAAGGCCAGGGAAGGTGGCTGAGGACATTTCTGCGGGGCCCAGGGGAGGCCTCTGCTCCGGGAGACGGAGGGAGCAAGTAGATTCCCGGGGCTGGACTCACGCTCACGTCCCGGACagagggtcctgggttcaagtcccggACCATCACCTGCTGCATGGTTTGACCAAGATTCTGCCCAGCCCGTCTGGATTCCTCCTGTGGACCGGGGGTACGCTCTGTGCAGGGACAGACTCCCCAGAGAAGCTGCAGGAGATCCAGAAGGGCTGGGGCGAGGGGAGCGGAGTGCAGGGGAGTGGCCGGTGACTGTACAGTGTCGGGAGGGCGGAGGGAGTGCACAATGAACGGCACGAGGGGGAGAGGTGTGCTGACCTCCCCCCACCGTCCGCTGCCCCCACGTTTCTCAGGAGGTGGGTGGAGACACCACGCCAGTCACTGTGGGATCAGACTGGCTGTGTGACAGATGCTGGCCTGTCTCTGAGGACCTGCCTCCCCCGACGGTGACCGAGGCTAAGTGAGAAGCAGCCACCTCCGGCTGGACAGGCTTCCAGCCTCTGCCCGGGCCGGGCCAGCCTGTCCACTCGGCTGCCAGATAGCTCTGCGGGCATGCCGGCCAGGGTCCCTGGGCACACACATGAGGGGGCTCCCCGGCCCCCAGAGGCCTGTCACCTCCGTGACGGCATCCAACGCTCCCTTCGGGCTTGGCCTACAATCTCCCGGTGCCCCTGCCCCACAGCGCCGCCAGCACCATCCTCCCGCTCTGATCATGCATCCCAGCACCCCGGCACCCCACACCCCAGCATCCCGGCACCCTGGCATCCCAGCACCCCGGCATCATAGCACCCCGGCATCCCAGCAACCCAGCATCTCAGCATCCCAGAATCCCGGCATCtggcatcccagcaccccagcatcccAGAAACCTGGCATCTGGCATCCCGgcaccccagcatcccagcaccccagcaccaTGAcaccccagcatcccagcacCCCACACCCCAGCATCCTAACACCTgggcatcccagcaccccagcatcccagcaccccagcacccgGCATACTGGAATTCTGGCATCCGGCATCCcagcatcccagcaccccagcatcccggcatcccaccaccctggcaccccagcatcccagcaccccagcacccgGGCATCCCAGCACCCCGGCATCCTAGCACCCCGGCATCCCGgcaccccagcatcccagcatCCCGGAATCCCGGCATTcggcatcccagcaccccagcaccccagcatcccaccaccctggcaccccagcaTCCCAGAATCCCAGCACCCCGGCACCCCAGCACCCCGGCATCTCAGCAGTCCAGCATCTCAGCACCCCAGCATCCCGGCATGCCAGCATCCCAGCATCCCGGCACCCcggcatcccagcaccccagcatcccagcaccccagcatcccagcatCCTGAAATCCcggcaccccagcaccccagcatcccAGAATCCCAGCACCCCGGCACCCCAGCACCCCGGCATCTCAGCAGTCCAGCATCTCAGCACCCCAGCATCCCGGCACGCCAGCATCCCAGCATCC
It encodes the following:
- the LKAAEAR1 gene encoding protein LKAAEAR1 isoform X5; amino-acid sequence: MPAPAAKGAGRGGPRGPREGTSSEERARRAPAAKPPGPGAAPSPEGRAAMPHPRAWGRPLEGPAVRQDLLLGVLKAAEARGRIRALRLRYIRLRQQESARAAIRLELLLPPQLKPTRIPDPLDRQERRRVETILEEKAEGSIFPR
- the LKAAEAR1 gene encoding protein LKAAEAR1 isoform X3; the protein is MTRPSRTLAPPNPDADPALQDDGPAHPGTGPALLAAGSAHAAPPGTAPPRREGGAGLLVARQPRQQAPASRGCVRGWDPRKGSARGPEVSSRLSASSARGQKRNSLKPLDQRLLATAAAGVRARRHPAGAAPAAAAEAHADPRPPGPPGEEARGDHPGGESRGQHLPTLTAPPRGRRPHAPA
- the LKAAEAR1 gene encoding protein LKAAEAR1 isoform X1 → MPAPAAKGAGRGGPRGPREGTSSEERARRAPAAKPPGPGAAPSPEGRAAMPHPRAWGRPLEGPAVRQDLLLGVLKAAEARGRIRALRLRYIRLRAEAISLLIQQQESARAAIRLELLLPPQLKPTRIPDPLDRQEVRAGPGGAERGVPASARHPAPPFPPAEEARGDHPGGESRGQHLPTLTAPPRGRRPHAPA
- the LKAAEAR1 gene encoding protein LKAAEAR1 isoform X2 is translated as MPAPAAKGAGRGGPRGPREGTSSEERARRAPAAKPPGPGAAPSPEGRAAMPHPRAWGRPLEGPAVRQDLLLGVLKAAEARGRIRALRLRYIRLRQQESARAAIRLELLLPPQLKPTRIPDPLDRQEVRAGPGGAERGVPASARHPAPPFPPAEEARGDHPGGESRGQHLPTLTAPPRGRRPHAPA
- the LKAAEAR1 gene encoding protein LKAAEAR1 isoform X4 — protein: MPAPAAKGAGRGGPRGPREGTSSEERARRAPAAKPPGPGAAPSPEGRAAMPHPRAWGRPLEGPAVRQDLLLGVLKAAEARGRIRALRLRYIRLRAEAISLLIQQQESARAAIRLELLLPPQLKPTRIPDPLDRQERRRVETILEEKAEGSIFPR